From the Micromonospora sediminicola genome, one window contains:
- a CDS encoding response regulator: MADVNGPPAAGPDRGRRPIRLAVVDDDPLVRAGLRILVGGSPDIEVVAEAADGAQAVSMVHAHWPDVILMDVRMPRVDGLVATRRIRSRPGAPEIIVLTTFNADEYVLDALRGGACGFLLKDTPPREILAAVRTVAAGAAILSPAVVRRLIDHVADPVAGSRRARARERLAALTDRERDVAVLVGQGGSNAEIAAGLGMGVPTVKGHVSRLLAKLGLNNRVQIALLVHDAELL; the protein is encoded by the coding sequence GTGGCCGACGTGAACGGACCACCCGCCGCCGGGCCGGATCGCGGCCGGCGGCCGATCCGGCTGGCCGTCGTCGACGACGACCCGCTGGTCCGGGCCGGATTGCGCATCCTGGTAGGCGGGTCGCCCGACATCGAGGTGGTCGCGGAAGCGGCCGACGGCGCGCAGGCCGTGTCGATGGTCCACGCGCACTGGCCGGACGTGATCCTCATGGACGTCCGGATGCCCCGCGTCGACGGGCTGGTCGCCACCCGCCGGATCCGCTCCCGGCCGGGCGCACCGGAGATCATCGTGCTGACCACGTTCAACGCCGACGAGTACGTGCTCGACGCGCTCCGCGGCGGCGCGTGCGGCTTCCTGCTCAAGGACACCCCGCCACGGGAGATCCTCGCCGCCGTCCGTACCGTCGCCGCGGGTGCGGCGATCCTGTCGCCCGCGGTCGTCCGTCGGCTGATCGACCACGTCGCGGACCCGGTCGCGGGAAGCCGCCGGGCACGCGCGCGGGAGCGGCTGGCCGCCCTCACCGACCGGGAACGGGACGTGGCGGTGCTCGTGGGCCAGGGCGGGTCGAACGCCGAGATCGCCGCCGGGCTGGGCATGGGCGTGCCGACGGTGAAGGGGCACGTGTCGCGGCTGCTGGCCAAGCTGGGCCTGAACAACCGGGTGCAGATCGCCCTGCTCGTGCACGACGCCGAGCTGCTCTGA
- a CDS encoding sensor histidine kinase — MAAALFALLVPDPTGDRVTARHRLADTVAVTVALGYGLTMLRIGDATAPGAAIPWPVDVLVGVLCAVPLLLRRRRPVPVLLALLPFGAISVTATGPILVALFTAAVRHRARLLFTLGAAHVGTGVVYFLLQHDPPYPVWVDVVMRAVTGVAAIGWGQFVQAYRRLTESLRAHAARLQAEQHLRVDQARLTERARIAREMHDVLAHRMSLISLHAGALEVRTDARPDEIAIAAGAIRSSAHEALEELRAVVGVADRPEPPQPGFADVPDLVAGARAAGMRVDYADEVTGDEPPTALGRTVYRITQEALTNARRHGSDASAAVRLAGRPGDGLRLVVVNPSSPTGGRAGRPGGMGLVGIGERVALAGGRVSHGAEDGQYRLEAWLPWPT, encoded by the coding sequence ATGGCCGCCGCGCTGTTCGCCCTGCTCGTGCCGGACCCGACCGGCGACCGGGTGACCGCGCGTCACCGCCTCGCCGACACCGTGGCGGTCACCGTGGCGCTGGGCTACGGCCTGACCATGCTGCGGATCGGTGACGCGACCGCGCCCGGCGCGGCGATCCCGTGGCCGGTCGACGTGCTGGTCGGCGTGCTCTGCGCCGTTCCGTTGCTGCTCCGGCGACGCCGGCCGGTGCCCGTGCTGCTCGCGCTGCTGCCGTTCGGCGCGATCTCGGTGACCGCGACCGGGCCGATCCTGGTCGCGCTGTTCACCGCGGCGGTCCGCCACCGGGCCCGGCTGCTGTTCACCCTGGGCGCGGCGCACGTCGGCACCGGTGTGGTCTATTTCCTGCTCCAGCACGACCCGCCGTACCCGGTCTGGGTGGACGTGGTGATGCGCGCGGTGACCGGCGTCGCGGCGATCGGCTGGGGTCAGTTCGTGCAGGCCTATCGGCGGCTGACCGAGTCGCTGCGCGCGCACGCCGCGCGGTTGCAGGCCGAGCAGCACCTGCGCGTCGACCAGGCGCGGCTGACCGAACGGGCCCGGATCGCCCGGGAGATGCACGACGTGCTGGCGCACCGGATGTCGTTGATCAGCCTGCACGCCGGCGCGCTGGAGGTACGCACCGACGCCCGGCCCGACGAGATCGCGATCGCGGCCGGCGCGATCCGGTCCAGCGCCCACGAGGCCCTCGAGGAACTGCGCGCCGTGGTCGGCGTCGCGGACCGGCCGGAGCCGCCGCAGCCCGGCTTCGCCGACGTGCCGGACCTGGTGGCCGGCGCCCGCGCGGCGGGGATGCGGGTCGACTACGCCGACGAGGTGACAGGCGACGAGCCGCCCACGGCGCTGGGACGGACGGTCTACCGGATCACGCAGGAGGCGCTGACCAACGCCCGCCGGCACGGCAGCGACGCCAGCGCGGCGGTCCGGCTGGCCGGCCGACCGGGCGACGGACTGCGCCTCGTGGTGGTCAATCCGTCGTCGCCGACGGGCGGACGCGCCGGCCGGCCGGGTGGGATGGGACTGGTTGGCATCGGCGAGCGGGTGGCGCTGGCCGGCGGGCGGGTGAGCCACGGCGCGGAGGACGGGCAGTACCGGCTGGAGGCGTGGCTGCCGTGGCCGACGTGA
- a CDS encoding AraC family transcriptional regulator, with translation MRLESTVSHHFDSRDPEHIHRYLTEAYGTRGMRIDSDERRYRLSHRRLHAGPIRVDRVVQSTDLRVEVAEIESLVVCESTTSTVTRSCDGEESRYRPGDVFLNARPGRPYRVRWQPGEVVLCQLDRQLFDQIASPAPGRRPSPVRFTGLEPGSAVLADHWRATAHYVRLAVLSNPEASRQPLVLGAAARTLAAAALAVFPNTALTEPTGPDRRDAVAPVLRRAISFMEEHAHRDIGPADVAAAAAVSVRSLQLAFRRHLDSTPMAYLRQIRLERAHQDLRLGDPQHDTVNRIATRWGFLSHSRFTAHYRSVFGIPPSRTLHS, from the coding sequence GTGAGGCTCGAATCGACCGTCAGCCACCACTTCGACAGCCGGGACCCGGAGCACATCCACCGCTATCTCACCGAGGCGTACGGCACCCGGGGCATGCGCATCGACAGCGACGAGCGCCGCTACCGGCTGAGCCACCGTCGGCTGCACGCCGGGCCGATCCGCGTCGACCGGGTCGTGCAGTCCACCGACCTCCGGGTGGAGGTCGCGGAGATCGAGTCCCTGGTCGTCTGCGAGAGCACGACGAGCACGGTCACCCGTAGCTGCGACGGGGAGGAGAGCCGTTACCGGCCCGGTGACGTGTTCCTGAACGCCCGGCCCGGTCGCCCGTACCGCGTCCGGTGGCAGCCCGGCGAGGTGGTGCTGTGCCAGCTCGACCGGCAACTGTTCGACCAGATCGCGTCCCCCGCCCCGGGACGGCGGCCGTCGCCGGTCCGGTTCACCGGGCTGGAGCCGGGCTCGGCCGTCCTCGCCGACCACTGGCGGGCCACCGCCCACTACGTTCGGCTCGCGGTGTTGAGCAATCCCGAGGCCAGTCGCCAGCCGCTGGTCCTCGGGGCGGCGGCACGGACCCTCGCCGCGGCCGCCCTCGCCGTCTTTCCCAACACCGCGCTGACCGAGCCGACGGGCCCGGACCGGCGGGACGCCGTCGCGCCGGTCCTGCGCCGCGCGATCTCCTTCATGGAGGAACACGCCCACCGGGACATCGGTCCCGCCGACGTGGCGGCGGCCGCGGCGGTGTCCGTCCGGTCGCTGCAACTGGCCTTCCGGCGGCACCTGGACAGCACACCGATGGCCTACCTGCGGCAGATCCGGCTGGAACGTGCCCATCAGGACCTGCGGCTCGGCGACCCGCAGCACGACACGGTGAACCGGATCGCCACCCGGTGGGGCTTCCTCAGCCACAGCCGGTTCACCGCCCACTACCGGTCCGTCTTCGGCATCCCGCCGAGCCGGACGCTGCACAGCTGA